In bacterium, a genomic segment contains:
- a CDS encoding tetratricopeptide repeat protein, whose amino-acid sequence MVRTILGKESRRIVGALLLLVPFSLYAQVLDDKLSFTAELNLSIPFNPSLYPFLKKTDFDFNTNNLYSDTNENILRQTLQASHDSMEVKMAWMQFLIVKGYYSFLSALGPAGTDDDVCISTDNKLERGTTLRFKDDPPDTLCKLRINSGLKSVWGGIIKKAEDSPLVAEGMAIAEQMMREAPDKYAEPYLAIGFVKTVAGNFEEARTLMGTGLKLENLHSQLAVPYAAMLTFEASQTGKSLPIDKIREMLEPVYQQKNLDRGYYMALARVYYLLGRYPDALEVLEKVKTKNSDEELNLNLALGLTYSRMGKNPDAIKVLLKAKKLASTPEKKNTITWALDLIQ is encoded by the coding sequence ATGGTGCGTACAATTTTAGGGAAAGAAAGTCGACGGATTGTAGGTGCTCTTTTGTTATTGGTGCCCTTTTCCCTTTATGCCCAAGTTTTAGACGATAAGCTTTCGTTTACGGCCGAACTTAATTTGAGTATTCCTTTTAACCCGTCTTTGTATCCTTTTCTTAAAAAAACCGATTTTGATTTTAATACCAATAATCTTTATTCGGATACCAACGAAAATATTTTGAGACAAACTTTACAGGCCTCACACGATAGTATGGAAGTTAAAATGGCCTGGATGCAGTTTTTAATTGTGAAAGGGTACTATAGTTTTTTAAGTGCATTAGGGCCAGCGGGTACTGACGATGACGTATGTATTAGTACCGATAATAAACTTGAACGAGGGACGACACTGCGTTTCAAAGATGATCCTCCCGATACCTTGTGTAAGCTTCGTATCAATTCGGGACTGAAATCGGTATGGGGTGGTATTATTAAAAAAGCTGAAGATTCGCCTCTTGTTGCCGAGGGTATGGCCATAGCCGAACAAATGATGCGTGAGGCCCCCGATAAATATGCTGAACCCTATTTGGCCATTGGTTTTGTAAAAACTGTGGCAGGCAATTTTGAAGAGGCCCGTACTTTAATGGGGACCGGTCTTAAACTTGAAAATCTACATTCTCAATTGGCTGTTCCGTATGCTGCCATGCTTACTTTTGAGGCGAGTCAAACCGGCAAGTCTTTGCCTATTGATAAAATTAGGGAAATGTTAGAGCCCGTGTATCAGCAAAAAAATCTTGATCGTGGATATTATATGGCGCTTGCTCGTGTTTATTATCTGCTGGGCCGTTATCCCGATGCGCTTGAAGTGTTGGAAAAAGTAAAAACCAAAAATTCTGATGAAGAACTAAATTTAAATTTAGCCTTAGGACTTACCTATAGCCGTATGGGCAAAAATCCGGACGCAATTAAGGTTTTACTAAAGGCCAAAAAACTAGCTTCAACTCCCGAGAAGAAAAATACGATAACCTGGGCACTCGATCTTATCCAATAA
- a CDS encoding TIGR02147 family protein, with product MELPLVLNYLDYRSFLGDWYRSCKSNTVKYSYRQFASDLGFNPSNFLHLVVTGKRNCSEEAVRKIVKHIKGSAQEKKYFELLVSYNQSENAHSKDEQLKKLEELRGKKRRLIDSDEAKFFVNWYIPVLREIICLKNFVPNLSWISKKLNPSVSQEKVLEGLKILERLGYIKKEGNKYKQIESHLTTSPEVNSDWILHYHREMMNLALESLQLPSSARDVSSMTIGVTSEQFQRIKKKIVAFRDEIQHELEEDGSVLPESVVQLNIQFFPLTKNSK from the coding sequence ATGGAACTTCCTCTTGTTTTAAATTATCTCGATTACCGTTCCTTTTTGGGCGACTGGTATCGTTCTTGTAAAAGCAACACTGTAAAATATTCTTATCGTCAGTTTGCTAGTGATTTAGGCTTTAATCCGTCTAATTTTTTACATCTTGTTGTTACTGGCAAACGCAATTGTTCGGAGGAGGCGGTTCGTAAAATTGTAAAACACATCAAGGGAAGCGCCCAGGAGAAAAAATATTTTGAGCTGTTAGTGAGTTATAATCAAAGTGAAAATGCACACAGTAAAGATGAACAGCTTAAAAAGCTGGAAGAGTTACGTGGGAAAAAACGTAGGCTAATAGATTCGGATGAGGCCAAGTTTTTTGTAAACTGGTATATTCCGGTATTACGTGAAATTATTTGTCTTAAAAATTTTGTTCCTAACCTCAGTTGGATTTCAAAAAAATTAAATCCTTCGGTATCTCAAGAAAAAGTGCTGGAAGGGCTCAAAATTTTGGAGCGCTTAGGTTATATAAAAAAAGAAGGAAACAAGTATAAACAGATCGAATCGCATCTTACCACTTCTCCCGAAGTAAATTCCGATTGGATTTTGCACTATCATCGCGAGATGATGAATTTGGCTTTAGAATCGCTCCAATTACCATCTTCTGCGCGGGATGTGTCGTCGATGACTATTGGTGTTACCAGTGAACAATTTCAACGGATTAAAAAGAAGATTGTGGCCTTTCGTGATGAAATTCAGCATGAGTTAGAAGAAGATGGAAGCGTGTTGCCCGAGAGCGTGGTTCAACTCAATATTCAGTTCTTTCCCCTCACTAAAAATAGTAAATAA